The genomic stretch ACTGTAGTTTCATGTAAAACCTAAGCTGCAAATCAAAATTGGTCctatgaaaaaaatgaaaccGGACACACTCCAGATGGTTACACTGGGTTATCTGAAGTCCATGGTGGCAGCCTTTTTACAGTTCAACTACAGAACAGGAGCTGGCAAAAAAAGTAATGTGCCTGAGCTATTGCGGTGATGGAATGTCCCTGGGGAGTCATtcaagatgatggtggtggtggtggtggtggtaaggtGAGGGGGAAAGTGCATCGGCACTTTTTTATAGTTTTGCAGTTACCCTTTTAAAAGCAGGATGTGCTTCAGACACCATGAAGAGTTTTGCAAGTCTACACAGAGGAGCAACAACAAAACTAGAGCAACACTTTTAAACAGCTTTCAAGCGGCAAATTGGTTAAACAAACCAggcactgtatttaaaaaatgtatatatagatAGAAGATGGAagcaaaaaaaagtgtgtgtgagagaatggaTGAAATGAGGATAAGGGGGAGGAGAGTAGATATGCATGCACATTTTCCCTCCCAACCATGCTCTATAAAAGGAAGACTAATGAGCTGTGTTAATGCTCAAAGTGCTGAAGAGACATTGATCAATCTGGATTGTACAATCGGCAccttgtttaatttaatttaaattggttAAGTTCTCAATGTCACATTAATTGCTAAGACAAAGCAAAGCCCAGACCTGGCATGATTCTTCCCCAAGGCTTCAACGTATCATGCATATCATCTTTGTGTTGCAATAGATGGTGCCAGATACAGAATATGGACACAACAGTGATTAATATGAAAACAAAAGGGTAACTGGAGCCATGACAGCAGGGAAAAGATGTGTAAATAAACCGCCATTTATAGGGTGATATTACTGTGAACACAGGAGGTGGTAATGAAGACATTTGCTATGGGAAGAGGCTGCTTAGATATCAGACCTCCTCAGGTATAAAGCCAGTTCATTAGCTTTCTTGTTGAGTGTCCCTCCACGGGCACCTTCCCTTTCCCATGACCATAACCAATGCTGGAGTACACAAGGAAACAAGGATGAACAGAATTAAAGAAAGAATAACACCTTTCCCCACCAACAGAGGGATACAAAGGAGACACAGGTTCATACCCCATCACCCTGCATTGCTAATAAAGTTTCCACAATGTAGCTTGCTGCCAGGAAAGTTTAATAGCAATTTTCCCTAATACTTAACAGTCTGCCTAGCAACTAAAACCCAGAGTCTCTCAAGTATTTTGCCATTGAGTATGCCTTCTTATTCAATCCGCCTCCATGGACCCCTTCTTTGCCCATTACAAAGACcaagactgaaagagaaaagaaaagaagttttaCAAAGGAGTGTGTTAGACATGGAACTATTCCAGGTTTTAATCAAGCAGTCCAGTAAACAAATTAAATTCAAATACTGCATATTTGAACAGTTATTTGTATAGCATTACTGCTTTGCTTTgaacatcatttttaaatatagaaTCTTTTACTGAAAAAGCATTTGGCAGAGAGATGCTAGTTtaacataacaattaaaaaattgaaaatgaagcTCATGGGGCATATTACGAGGCAGGAAACTTAGGCTACATCTTATTGCAAGGTAAATACAACTCAAATGGCAGTGTGTGTTACAATACAGAATTTACAGCTAGAATATCAGGAATGAATGTTTCAGTGGCTTGTCAGTCTGTCATTGttcacagtaaaaaataaaaccacatgtATTTATGCCAGAACAGCAGTCCTGGATAACTTAGGCAATAAGTTTATCTGCCAGCAGGTGTCACTAAAATCTATCCTTGCTCTGTGTTTAAGACCATCTTATTTTCTCAGTGTATGTTAGCATCCATTTGTAGATGCATCCACTTTTAATATCAGTTAAACTCTTAAAGGATGTGCTTCAGAGCTGCCTGTAATTAGTTAGTTGAGGCTGAAAGACAGGCTTTTAATCTGAAGAATATACcataaaatgtgttatttttcttataaaaatgtatatttccaAATGCACCAGGCTTGGAAACTAAGAACAACTTAGAAACCAATGGGTGTTCCAACTATATGGGATGACACTACTAGTGAGCCTTCTTTCCTTAAAACATCACCCATCATACATTCCTGACTGATGTTAGATAGGCAAAACAATAGGATGCCAGTGTTTAGACTGGCATCCTGAAGTACAAAGCTAAAAAACAGCACATATTTGGCATTCAGAAAGTGATGAGAGGCACTGAAATAATCCCCAAGCTAAGCAGAAATTATCTATGTATTATTTAGCTAAGCAACCCTGATATTTCAATTGATAATATGCTCTAATGCCACATACTTTTGCTGTAGCTATGCTTCAAAATTAGAAGATATAGCCTGCACTTGTTCTGTCTGAAGCAAAATTAATTTCACTTGCCAAATCTCTTACATCCTGGGTGGCTTACCTTAagactgtggtcttcctctccacAAACTAAACAGCCAATATCATTTTGTAGAGACAGATCTTATTAGGGAGATCAACTGAGACCATTTAAAGCCTGTGTGTTTTGTACTATTTAAATGTAAGAAACCCAGATCAAGTACTTGCAGAAGTTCCATCTTACCTCGACCAGCTCTGCCTACAGCGACATTATACGTTGGCTCGCCTCCTTGGCTCTTTGTCCTGATGTCCATTGTACAGTCACCATCCACATAGAGGCTATCTCTGATCACAGAGCACTTCTTTGCACCAAGAGTTAGACCGTTGGTGAAGAAACCCTCGCGGTCTTTTCCTACAATCATATCTATTTCTAGAGGCTGTCAAAAAGAGAAGTCCAGAGAGTTTTAGCTGAAGTCCTTACAGCAGGCTTCTGAAGATTCTAGATACATTGACTATAATGTAGCAGCACAAAGTGGACTGCCATCAAACAGGAAGAATGAATGTTATTTCAAAGGCTGGTCCTTTAAATATCTAGTGCTTATTAGATAATTTTGAGTAAAGGAAGTTAGAATGATATCTAATTACAGCTTCAAAATAGTTTTCTAACAGGTTCATATGAGCAGACACTGACTTTAAACTGCTCATACATTCAAGAAAGTAAACCAAGTTCTATTAAGGCATCATGCTCTCCACAGAATCATTTCAATTAGCTACAGCTTTAACACTAAAGGCATTAGTGTGTATGTTTTCAGTGCACCATGGACACAAAATGTAGCCTCATATTCACAAGGCTGTGTCAAGGTTTCAAGGGtactatttgtatttgtattgctcTTTCCCACAGATTAGAAAGCAACagtgggatacatgtggccaccAAGTCTCCATGTTTTGTGCCCTGCCCTTGGCAAATGAACTTttctggcaaaaaataaaaagcttGAACTACCTGTCCACAAAAACAGCTATTTCCCCCAGGTTTAACACTGAAAAAAATCCCCACAAAAGCCTATATCAATAAGATGATTTCCAGCTTTGCTTTCCAATTTTTGACATTTCTGGCCATCCACAtagctttgggggggggtgtcgcaGGGGCAGAAAGCTGGCTTTTGGGCCTGCTAAAGTTTCCCCCCTGGGTTACAACCGATACTCCAGCTGCTCCAAGACTTTAAAGGGCAGGAAATGTACACttttgagcctgtacagacaggtcaaaatgaagctgcttcaggccactttggaggtatgctgtttaaatgatacatttgtcctaagaggctgaaagccacaccaaagccgtgctccagcttttggccttttaagatgtgtcatgtaaacagcatacctccaaagtgacctgaagcagccttctttcttttggactgtctgtatgggcccttttgAAAGCTAATGAAAGGCGGAAAAGAACCCAAGCAGAAAACGTACAGAATCCCCAAGCGGTGGATAAGGAGCCTACAAGAGCAGTAAGAAAGGATGGCCTGGTGGCTCCTTGGGCCACTGGTCTAGGTTCTCGGGAGAGAAGGGGGCTATAGTGGGATGGAAGAGGCGTCTCCTTTCAGGAGAACTGCAGAGTCATCACAGGGCCCCAGCCATTCCCAAGCAAGAGCCAACACCAGAGCAGTCCAGACTGGATCTGCAGAGAGCCCCATGCCTcccgggctgcatccacactgctttggcattgctttaactgccctggctcttggctatggaGTTAGTTGTGGGGCCTAGAGCTGAgcggaactcccagaattccacagccaagagccagagaaagagttaaagcggggcggatgcagccaaagacaagaagaaaaaggaggggtcTCCATAGGAATTTATGTAACCCGAGTGCTGCGTTTCAGCCCCGTCTTTCTATGGATGGCACCCTCCCTGATGGGGATTCCCCCGTCCTTCTACATCTAAGAGGAGAGGcggaaggaaaagggagaggagaaaggcTGCAGTGCAGGAGAGGGAACAGGGTGGTTAATATCccggaggagagagagaaggaaggaaggaaggaggggttaaagggacagagagagagagggaaaaatcaGCGGCAGTGCGCCATCTTGGAGGCGGAAAAAAGCCACGGAAGGAAGGGATTCACAAAAGCCTCCTGCGCGATCTGCGCAAATCCCTCCCCAGCGTCGccgagggagaggaaggagggagcccTGCGGGAGCCTCGCCTCCCTTCTTAGCGCCGGAGGGACGGCTCTTGCTTTAACCATTGAAGCCGCCCCACAAAATGCTCCCCGGAGGTCCCCGCCCCGAAGACCGAGCCCCTCGAAGCGAGGCGGGGGGCTACTATCCAAGGCTGCCCGGGGCTGTCTTCTTCCCAGCCATGTCTTTGCAGGGAGGGAAGCCCCCGGGCCTCCTCGCCATGGCGGCCTCGGGCCTCCCTTCCTATGCTGGGGCTGcggggaagaaggagggggggACTCTCCCGGCATTTCAATCCCTCTTTAAccggggaagagaggaagaggaggatggtcAGGGGAACAAGGAAGGAGAGGACGGCCAGGAGATCGAGAAAGGAgcgggagaagaagaggaggaggaggaggaggaggggaggctggTCAGGGAACCGGGGGAAAGGAGGCTGGGGCTGTGGAGGGAAGCCAGTGCCCCCAGAAGCACGTCtctgccgaggaagaggaggaggagcagcgtCCTTTGCTGCAGGGCGCTCCCTGCCTTtgaaagaacccccccccccccccccccccccccctgggggggaagggggggcgGCATTGCAGGGCAGCCCCgggtccccctcctcctcctcctcctcctggagagGCCAccgagcggaggaggaggaggaggaggaggaggaaaatccccctctccctcctgccTCCTTCTGGGCGAGAGATTAAGGCGCCTTCTCTGCGGCGCCCCCCGCGGCCTTcggcttctcctccttccctccctccctccttccagacAAAGACCCAGCGCAGCCCCTTCCTGGCTTCCCTCCTTCTTACCGTAATGCTCTGGAAGATGCCTCCGGCGGTGGCTGCCCAGACGTACTTGGCGTCGCAGTACCCGACAATGGCGGCCTCCTGGCAGCAGCCATCGCACATCAGGTTGTCCACGTAGCTCTGCCAGCCTGCCATCTTCGGCggcggaagggaagggaagggagaaggaggcagagagagaaggaaggaaggaaggaaggaaggaagaagggggcggggaacgaaggaaggaaggaggagaggaaaggcgaaggaaggagggaaggaagccgggagggaggggaggaaggaggcggaCAGCGGCGGCTGAGGGGAGGAGGGGGCCGGGTCCGCTGCTGAGGCGCCtggagaacaagaagaagaagaagaaggcggcGGCGGCGATTATGGCGCGATGGCCGCCCGCTCGCTCCCTCCCTCGCTCGcccgctccttccttccttcaacgGCCGGCGAGGCTGAGGCGACCCTCGCGAGCCAGCGCGCATGCGCGAAACACAGGAGAGAAAATGGGGGACGAAAAGGCGGTTGGTgcggagaagaaggaggaggaggaggagggaaggaaggaaggggcgcGCGCGGGACGAAGGACAGCCTCCGCCGCCGCTGAGAATCCCTCCGccgcccgccgccgccgccgctgttcGTGGTCGACGTACAGTACTGACGTTGGTGGGTGGCTTAGGCGGAGGGATACGGAGGAGCGTGAAGGGAAAGAGTgcgcggggagggagggagggagaggaggggtgCTCTGAGGGGACTTCTTCTGGGCACCAGctggcccctccctccctccctccctcctttctgcgGGTGAAGCTTCGTGGCAGCTGCTGCAGACAGAGCAAGGGTatgtggggaaggggaaggggaaggagccCTCCTCTGTGCGGGGTCTCTGCACCTGCTCCCTCCCCAAGCAGCCTTACCAAAACCTAGGGCACCTTGGGAGGCCCCAGGTGCCCTTCCGTGGAGGACCCTGGCTGGCCTGGCGGAGGGCTATCGTGGTGAAGGGCTGTAGGTAAGGTGTCCCTGGCTTCTCCTGGTGTTGCTCCTGTGTGCCTTGTCAAGCCCTTCCTGACTTATGGGACCCTGCCGTCCATGGAGGAGGAGGTCTGCCatcattgcctgaggctgagagggtgtgactcccccaaggtcGCCCAATGGGCAGCATTGGATGCACAGAAGGTGCTTTCGCCTTGGTTGGTTTCCAGCGATGGGTTTCCCCATGGAATGGggatttctgaggctgagaggatgtgactcccccaaggtcactcactggttttgtgtggggttttcgggcgatgtggccgtgttctggaagagtttattcctgacgtttcgcctgcatctgggACTGGCGTCTCCAGAGAACCCAGGCCTTCCGACACTTGAACCACTTTGCCATGCTCTCTAGGTTTTACCTGGTTATCATTAAAGGGATGGACTTTAAATGCTGCGCACGTTTTGTGTAAAGGAGTTCtcaatactctgtgtgtgtgtgtgtgtgtgtgtgtgtgtatatatatatatatatatatatacacacacacacacacacatacttatgtataagtctacaaattttagcCAAGCATCAGACCCCTCAAAAACTGAGtggacttatctatgggtcaatgtaagagcAGTCGACCTTcctcatccacggattcaagcatccacagcttggacatactccaaaaaagtataaatttcaaatagcaaaccttgattttccccttttatataagggacatcattttgctctgccattacaGTATacttaatgggacgtgagcatccacagattctgttatccacgggggatcttggaaccaaaccccagcggatagcaagggcccattgtattgaACTTTAACTGTTACTTAAAAAGTAGCCATCCTCCGGTGAAAgtcaagagtgtaatctgccctggaggCACTGCTCCTTCCCTATTGCCttatccacccagcctttagtgtgagcacaaagttatgcctgctgggatttttctttggcattgttccttttgcttcatcctttagttcctttgttatatgcccctaggttttaccatgggccccaaaacctgccctcaacttatacatgaggtcgatttgagtatatacggtacaccTTACATTTCAGTGTGTGAtgtgtttaacttttaaaaattgtttaattttgtaaaaaaaaaaaccacccctttgtatttgcatttttaatgctttgtgttgtttttaacttgttggttgttgtgtgccttcaagttgtttctgacaggGTGACCccattatgaggttttcttggcatgttccttCAGAGGGATGTTTGCCaaggcctgaggctgagagagtgtgacctgcccaaggtcacccagtagagtTCAATGGCAAAGCagaggttcaaaccctggtctctgggcTCAAACCACAATGGCTctgtctgttttaaattttgttagccaccttgagtctctataccaggagaatggtgggatatcaattaaaaacatcaccaaCAACTATTTCCTTAGTTGTTCCTGTCTTCCGTTGCTTTAAGTTTAAAGGTGTCAGTTCTTTGCGTTGTGTTGTGGTTGTGCCCTTTTCCAGCAGCAAAGCAACAACCTTTATTTGCAGCTTTCCTCATACAATAATGAAGTTTCACCTGTTGATTTCTTTGCCTGTCGGTGAAGTTGTTCAAGCAGAGGACCTCTTAAGTCTTAACCCTGTTTCTAGCTATAGTAAAGATGTCGATTTAACATGATTGGTATGAAGGTTGAAAAACAGAGGATGTTTACCTGGGAATAAATCTCCTTTGAATGCCGTCTTGCTTAATGAATATCATATTGTGTAGGATGCTGCAGTAAGAATGCTTCTTCTTAGTTTTACCCATGTAACAgatgtttgtatttgttttgtataTGCTGATCCTGTAACCAAGCAGCATACTTACCTGGAAAGTAAACAATTTTGGCAGGAAATTACAGGGTTGGGCATGTAGGGCACTGGGTCAGGTATGTAGAAGAACCagcgtggtttgagcattggactagcaCTTTGAGAAACCAGGAAACCCAcaagatgaccttgggcaggtcacactctggCAGCCTCCGCGGAAGGCAATAACCCTACTCTGCACAAACCTTGTCAAAAAGGATAGGGTTGCAATGTCagaattaacttgaaggcacacaccaccaacaacgtGAGGGACTGAATCAGTATCTTATGAGGTTCCAAGGAGGTCAGTCCAGAATTGTTTATAAATGAGAGCCACTAGCGTCTTCTTGGCTGAAGTCGCATATCTTGAGTGCACTATTACTTTGTAGGAAAATAGAAAAAAGGTAGCATGTTTCATGATTCCTGAGTTTtatttacttttggaacttccttACACAAGTGAAAAGAGCTGTGTTAAAATAGAAGAAATATTTGGCTTGGGACATGCAGTTTTATTCATTCTCCTGCAAATTAAAGTTCTGAGAATCAATCAAGAATTCTAGTGGTTTGTAAAACTTGGTACACATGGTCTTTCATTATGTGAAGAAGATGATCCATCGAATTATCCTGCAGCCaaaaagtggaaagagaaatTTTAACTATTTATTACACTTTCCCTAATGCTCTTCCTCAGACTAGTCTAAGAAATGCTTGTCAAGCAGTCCCAGGgctctacacaattatagtacaaTGGATTTCATGTTAGGTGTCCTggtaccatcctatggaatcctgggatttgtagtttagaaatCTCCCCCTGGTAAACTACAAACCATAGGCTGTTGCCATAGCAGCTAAACCAGAATAGTGCTAtcattgtgtagtatgaaagggatcCTAGCAAAGACCAGTGCttggggaaaagttactttgtgggACTCCCAGAGTGTCCGGGGAAGCTGTTGCAGTTGAAATGGTGTGGTAATTAGTGGGCAGTAAGTCATGTTGAAATAAACAAGGTTTGTTTCCAAGGCTGACCTCTTTATTGGAATAATGTAGACAGCGAGGTCAATAAACATTCAGGTACCTATGGATTTGTCTTGACGCAGCGTGGATTGCCATATCCAAAAACCTTGAAGGGGCTGGATTCTTTTGGGAATACTATAGAATTAGGAGTTAGAACTATTCCATCACAGTCCTGaagtgagaagaaaaagaagaagacttgaTTCACAGTACAGTCCTCTCCATGTGTTTGTTTACCTCTCCCAGGTGAGGGGATATATGATTTTAGCTTTACTTTTTTCTTCTGTACAGTTATAAAATGAGACAGGGATCAGATTTGGAGATGTGGAAACTGTAGGCTGCCTGTTTCCAATCAGAATTCTGGGTGCTTCTGATAATGTTTAAAGCCTTAAATGATAGTGAAGTCTGCTGGAAGGGCCCTCCATGTTCCACCTGTGGAGTGGAACATACAAGGCACCCTGGCTGGTTATGGAATATCTCCGCCTTGGAGACTGACACCAATCCTGGCTTCATTTCAGGACCTTTAGTTATCCCGTATAGTAGAATTCAGTggcctaaatagcctaaaggcatCATATGTTGtcggatcttggaagctaagaagagtCAATCCTGGTTATACTTGGATTGGGGACCACCAACAAAATaccagggccccattcccactgggttataacACGGATCAAGAATCAAGTCAGGGCctcctcgttcccatttgagcgcgcattcgatcctcattgcgctgatttcgttcccattggaattcacatctgatccccatgtattcgatttttcttggaaaacctgaatcagtggtggataaaccggttttaaaagagtgcatttttaaagaggtttttcctgtgcctcccgagtctgattcagggcaaatgaatgggaacaaggtgtctgattcgggaacttggggatgggaggagcagtgctcaaggggttGGCCTGGGAgtgtcacctgcttgttctctttcctgcattactggtgccattttcttccgttcgcatagcctttcccccggtggattgggaagcagggtaaggcaatcacactacattgagctccaaacgcagtaaacacattacgccccctgcaaccttccccctgctccacattcatagaccgatgtgtgaggagacccattgaacaccattttattcttttttctttttttgcctctgcctgagcagcagatgggctttgcagttcATGCCTGCTTGCTCGCCCCCCaggcagcccagggagcaatcagggaggc from Sceloporus undulatus isolate JIND9_A2432 ecotype Alabama chromosome 3, SceUnd_v1.1, whole genome shotgun sequence encodes the following:
- the PFN2 gene encoding profilin-2 translates to MAGWQSYVDNLMCDGCCQEAAIVGYCDAKYVWAATAGGIFQSITPLEIDMIVGKDREGFFTNGLTLGAKKCSVIRDSLYVDGDCTMDIRTKSQGGEPTYNVAVGRAGRVLVFVMGKEGVHGGGLNKKAYSMAKYLRDSGF
- the LOC121926823 gene encoding bromodomain testis-specific protein-like isoform X1; the encoded protein is MRETQERKWGTKRRLVRRRRRRRRREGRKGRARDEGQPPPPLRIPPPPAAAAAVRGRRTVLTLVGGLGGGIRRSVKGKSARGGREGEEGCSEGTSSGHQLAPPSLPPSFLRVKLRGSCCRQSKGFLLSLKTEQRKKRSYNFKTELAMEVIMDLHIHFRFTVVCADIFV
- the LOC121926823 gene encoding uncharacterized protein LOC121926823 isoform X2, producing MARWPPARSLPRSPAPSFLQRPARLRRPSRASAHARNTGEKMGDEKAVGAEKKEEEEEGRKEGARAGRRTASAAAENPSAARRRRRCSWSTYSTDVGFLLSLKTEQRKKRSYNFKTELAMEVIMDLHIHFRFTVVCADIFV